The following coding sequences lie in one Azospirillum humicireducens genomic window:
- a CDS encoding SLBB domain-containing protein produces MPPSVSPLEAAFSARAGEPLRQFGYDLFAPARDSAAADASAPGAVQGDYVLNTGDAVTVTLRGQKSFSKRFVVDRNGQLVVDDLRPVTAAGLPLDSLRRELAAAVAATWPNTESFATLAEVRRIGVVVTGAVRRPGRQEVSAFATALDALSAAGGVERNGSLRAIRLMRAGGSIAVDLYALQVGGDAGNADRPLRDGDRLFVPPLGATVGIAGPVKRPGIYELPPGGGQLSAAELRDLAGGALRPGRARLLRLGIGPSGEEAAEEIADADARRFGDGDLLLIAPLREDRRDEVRLEGHVLRPGPRALPQAATLAGLLSRSDLRPAPYLPFAALETDEAATGSRVLHPVDLASVLKGRDRRRLAGGDILYVLGANDIDFLTAEPVLALLRGERQPPQDACPGLVTLARNLAADPDGPLATGPQARAAAGLTGARTPCPPLFTTVPDLLPLALRHSVLRLTGVSRPGFYPVVDAGTAANGGAREAIVEPEAPQYELIGHVRRPGTRRLTAETTLRAALADGKALKRDVYPLLGIVERYDRRSLTRAYLPFSPQEVAAGRADRRLADGDRIHLFAAEDVRGLVKPSDAGSAARSTEPADGEAADEPPILAALLDPAIVALIGERTVQVRGAVRDPGGYPVADRTPLSALIAVAGGLSADADPAAAELTEVTGSRRIVDLGRDGTHMAGPGDALRINPRPQALESRAVAIDGAVRRPGRYDIGRSETLSSLIARAGGLLEDAYPAGAVLTRESERRREKEQFQRQARELERTLALEVEKGEPVKAENVALARQLAAQLRGAEPLGRVVVEADPAVLRTRPELDPLLEPDDRIVIPKRPLTVAVAGEVLHPTAAQFVSGKSAEDYLNEAGGPTRDADTGRSFLVLPDGRARTLALSSWNHRVEAIPPGSILVVPRDPRPFDGLDVAKTFGNILSQLAITAASVSVIAR; encoded by the coding sequence ATGCCGCCTTCCGTCTCACCTCTTGAAGCCGCCTTTTCCGCCCGCGCCGGCGAGCCGCTGCGTCAGTTCGGCTATGACCTGTTCGCCCCGGCGCGCGATTCGGCAGCCGCTGACGCGAGCGCACCCGGCGCGGTTCAGGGCGACTATGTGCTGAACACCGGCGATGCCGTGACGGTGACGCTGCGCGGCCAGAAGTCGTTCAGCAAACGGTTCGTGGTCGACCGCAACGGCCAGCTGGTGGTGGACGACCTGCGCCCGGTCACCGCGGCAGGCCTGCCGTTGGACAGCCTTCGTCGGGAGCTGGCCGCTGCGGTCGCCGCAACCTGGCCAAACACCGAATCTTTCGCCACGCTGGCGGAAGTTCGTCGGATCGGTGTGGTGGTCACCGGTGCCGTGCGACGCCCAGGCCGGCAGGAGGTCAGCGCATTCGCCACCGCGCTCGACGCCCTGTCGGCGGCGGGCGGTGTCGAGCGGAACGGCAGCTTGCGGGCCATCCGCCTGATGCGTGCAGGCGGAAGCATCGCGGTGGATCTGTATGCCCTGCAGGTGGGAGGGGATGCCGGCAATGCCGATCGGCCGTTGCGCGACGGCGACCGCCTGTTCGTTCCGCCGCTGGGCGCCACGGTCGGGATCGCTGGGCCGGTCAAGAGGCCGGGCATCTATGAGCTGCCGCCCGGCGGCGGTCAGCTGTCGGCTGCCGAATTGCGCGATCTGGCCGGCGGCGCATTGCGGCCCGGCCGTGCCCGGCTGCTGCGCCTCGGCATCGGCCCGTCAGGCGAGGAAGCGGCGGAGGAGATCGCAGACGCCGATGCCCGCCGGTTCGGCGACGGCGACCTGCTGCTGATCGCCCCGTTGCGCGAAGACCGCCGCGACGAGGTGCGGCTGGAGGGACATGTCCTGCGCCCCGGCCCGCGCGCCCTTCCTCAGGCCGCGACCCTTGCCGGACTGCTTTCCCGCAGCGATCTGCGTCCCGCTCCCTATCTGCCTTTCGCGGCACTGGAGACGGACGAAGCCGCCACGGGATCGCGTGTCCTCCACCCGGTCGATCTCGCCTCCGTGCTGAAAGGGCGCGACCGACGCCGGTTGGCCGGGGGCGACATTCTCTATGTTCTGGGAGCGAACGACATCGATTTCCTGACGGCAGAGCCGGTGCTGGCACTGCTTCGCGGGGAGAGGCAGCCGCCGCAGGACGCCTGCCCCGGTCTGGTCACGTTGGCCCGCAACCTGGCCGCGGACCCCGATGGGCCGCTTGCAACCGGACCGCAAGCACGGGCCGCTGCCGGGCTGACCGGCGCACGCACGCCTTGCCCACCTCTGTTTACCACCGTGCCCGATCTGCTTCCCTTGGCGCTCCGCCACTCGGTGCTTCGCCTGACCGGCGTGTCGCGCCCCGGCTTCTATCCGGTCGTCGATGCCGGCACCGCTGCGAACGGCGGCGCCCGCGAAGCAATCGTCGAACCGGAGGCGCCGCAGTACGAATTGATCGGTCATGTCCGCCGTCCGGGCACGCGCCGCCTGACTGCGGAAACGACCTTGCGCGCTGCGCTGGCCGACGGGAAGGCCCTGAAGCGGGACGTCTATCCGCTGCTGGGGATCGTCGAGCGTTATGACCGGCGCAGCCTGACCCGCGCCTATCTGCCCTTCTCCCCGCAGGAGGTGGCCGCAGGACGCGCCGACCGTAGACTTGCCGACGGCGACCGCATCCACCTGTTCGCCGCGGAGGATGTCCGCGGCCTGGTGAAACCCAGCGACGCCGGCAGCGCTGCAAGGTCCACCGAGCCGGCCGACGGAGAGGCGGCGGACGAGCCACCGATTCTCGCCGCGTTGCTCGATCCCGCCATCGTCGCACTGATCGGAGAGCGGACGGTACAGGTGCGCGGCGCGGTACGCGATCCCGGCGGCTATCCGGTCGCCGACCGCACGCCGTTGTCCGCGCTGATCGCCGTTGCAGGCGGTCTGTCGGCCGATGCCGATCCGGCCGCGGCGGAACTCACGGAAGTGACTGGCAGCCGCAGAATCGTCGATCTCGGGCGCGACGGCACGCATATGGCCGGCCCCGGCGATGCGCTGCGGATCAATCCGCGGCCACAGGCGCTGGAATCGCGTGCTGTCGCCATTGACGGGGCGGTGCGCCGGCCCGGCCGCTACGATATCGGCCGCAGTGAAACGCTGTCCTCCTTGATCGCTCGGGCCGGGGGCCTACTGGAAGACGCCTATCCGGCCGGAGCCGTCCTGACCCGCGAGAGCGAGCGCCGTCGCGAGAAGGAGCAGTTCCAGCGTCAGGCACGGGAATTGGAACGCACGCTGGCGCTGGAGGTGGAAAAGGGCGAGCCGGTGAAGGCGGAGAATGTCGCGCTGGCGCGTCAGCTCGCCGCCCAGCTTCGCGGTGCGGAACCGCTCGGCCGCGTGGTGGTGGAGGCGGATCCAGCCGTCCTGCGCACGCGGCCGGAGCTGGATCCGCTTCTGGAACCGGACGACCGCATCGTGATCCCGAAACGGCCGCTGACCGTCGCGGTCGCCGGCGAGGTCCTGCATCCCACCGCCGCCCAGTTCGTCAGCGGCAAGAGCGCGGAAGATTACCTGAACGAGGCCGGAGGACCGACCCGCGATGCCGATACCGGACGCAGCTTCCTGGTTCTGCCCGACGGCAGGGCGCGTACACTGGCCTTGTCCTCCTGGAACCATCGGGTGGAGGCGATACCGCCCGGCTCCATCCTGGTGGTGCCGCGCGACCCGCGTCCCTTCGATGGCCTCGACGTCGCCAAGACCTTCGGCAACATCCTGAGCCAGCTTGCCATCACCGCCGCCTCCGTTTCGGTGATCGCGCGATGA
- a CDS encoding helix-turn-helix domain-containing protein, giving the protein MSATKTKLAPAHTLSRRGEGPNPIDIHVGARLRLRRTLLGLSQEKLGEAVGITFQQLQKYERGSNRISASRLYNLSQVLGVPVSYFFDDMPSPDQISAEAPAESPSETDEFESMARRETLELVRAYYRIEDPGVRKRTFDLLKALGGDRIALVEE; this is encoded by the coding sequence ATGAGCGCGACCAAGACCAAACTCGCCCCCGCCCACACCCTGTCGCGCCGCGGCGAAGGTCCCAACCCAATCGACATCCATGTCGGTGCCCGCCTGCGGCTTCGCCGCACCCTGCTCGGCCTGAGCCAGGAGAAGCTGGGCGAAGCGGTCGGGATCACCTTCCAGCAGCTGCAGAAGTACGAGCGCGGGTCGAACCGCATCAGCGCCAGCCGCCTCTACAATCTCTCCCAGGTTCTGGGCGTTCCGGTCAGCTACTTCTTCGACGACATGCCGTCTCCCGATCAGATCTCCGCCGAGGCGCCAGCTGAGAGCCCGAGCGAGACCGACGAATTCGAATCGATGGCCCGCCGTGAAACGCTGGAGCTGGTCCGTGCCTACTACCGGATCGAGGATCCGGGTGTGCGCAAGCGCACCTTCGATCTGCTGAAGGCGCTGGGCGGCGACCGCATCGCACTGGTCGAGGAATAA
- a CDS encoding glycosyltransferase family 2 protein — MMTPIPVSVVVMTRNEAANLVPCLTALTRFAECFVVDSGSDDGTPEMARSLGARVVPFRWNGRYPKKKQWCLDTLPFAHDWVLFVDADERPTAPLADEIAKLMAGGPCHSAYWIDGRPVLRGRALRFGCWNRKLALLDRRHVRFPDQPDLDVAAMWEVEGHYQPEVAGTTGRLRHPMDHGDAKPPSAWFDRHNRYSDWEAALRADGRMERLIDGEPGDGGLPRRKTLKRLFQRLPGRPLWAFLHAYVLRLGVLDGAAGLDHALGRAFYYWQVGLKMRAAVQAQASAVRLPSGCSPSPSPYSSTSAMRSPPSAFSRSKVRLRTPGSSIR; from the coding sequence ATGATGACCCCCATCCCCGTTTCCGTGGTGGTGATGACGCGCAACGAGGCCGCGAACCTCGTCCCCTGCCTGACGGCGCTGACCCGCTTTGCCGAGTGTTTCGTGGTCGACAGCGGCAGCGACGACGGCACGCCGGAGATGGCCCGTTCCTTGGGCGCAAGGGTGGTCCCCTTCCGCTGGAACGGCCGCTATCCGAAGAAGAAGCAATGGTGCCTGGACACGCTGCCATTCGCCCATGACTGGGTGCTGTTCGTCGATGCCGACGAGCGGCCGACCGCGCCGCTGGCCGATGAGATCGCCAAGCTGATGGCCGGCGGCCCATGCCATTCCGCCTATTGGATCGATGGCCGCCCGGTCCTGCGGGGTCGCGCGCTGCGGTTCGGCTGCTGGAACCGCAAGCTGGCTCTGCTCGACCGGCGCCATGTGCGCTTTCCCGATCAGCCTGACCTGGATGTTGCCGCCATGTGGGAGGTGGAGGGGCATTACCAGCCGGAGGTTGCCGGCACGACGGGACGGCTGCGGCACCCGATGGATCATGGCGACGCCAAGCCGCCGTCCGCCTGGTTCGACCGGCACAACCGCTATTCCGACTGGGAGGCGGCCTTGCGCGCCGATGGCCGGATGGAGCGGTTGATCGACGGTGAACCGGGCGATGGCGGGCTCCCGCGCCGGAAAACGCTGAAGCGGTTGTTTCAGCGTCTCCCCGGCCGTCCGCTCTGGGCGTTCCTGCATGCCTATGTGCTGCGCCTGGGCGTCCTCGACGGCGCAGCGGGGCTGGATCACGCGTTGGGTCGCGCGTTCTACTACTGGCAGGTCGGGCTCAAGATGCGGGCTGCCGTCCAGGCTCAGGCTTCCGCCGTGCGCCTTCCGTCGGGCTGCTCCCCTTCGCCCAGCCCTTATTCCTCGACCAGTGCGATGCGGTCGCCGCCCAGCGCCTTCAGCAGATCGAAGGTGCGCTTGCGCACACCCGGATCCTCGATCCGGTAG
- a CDS encoding glycosyltransferase family 4 protein — translation MVAAGWRVTVVADGAVSRVAAPAGIALHRTGGEVPEGDRPDARAYLDSLCRLTGLALRLPRHDVVVTMTDPPMLALAGPILAARHGAATVHWCQDLYPDLLPVLGVRMPGMVHRLAVKGMSRALRRHDGVIAIGRCMRDRIAAMGVKEERLCLLPNWPDPAIRPLPKAGSAFRRSLGAREVESRFVVSYSGTLGLSHPMDGVLEAAARLQDSDPNILFLLTGEGRGFAAVEGKARSRGLRNLRRMPWQPAERLAESLSAADLHLVTMHPAAEGLLVPSKLAGVQAAGRPCLFLGPRESEAATRVAGCGLVIDPFDGVAIADAVRSYAADPVRCAAEGAHAARRSAAWTADDAAAAFAAIAERLLSARRISRPMMVRPLPYA, via the coding sequence ATGGTGGCTGCAGGCTGGCGGGTCACGGTGGTCGCGGATGGAGCGGTGTCTCGCGTCGCCGCGCCAGCGGGCATCGCGCTCCATCGGACCGGCGGCGAGGTGCCGGAGGGGGATCGGCCGGACGCCCGTGCGTATCTCGACTCGCTGTGCCGTCTGACCGGACTGGCCCTGCGCCTGCCGCGTCATGACGTGGTGGTGACGATGACCGATCCGCCGATGCTGGCGCTCGCCGGGCCGATTCTGGCTGCACGCCATGGCGCGGCGACGGTGCACTGGTGCCAGGACCTCTATCCCGATCTGCTGCCGGTGCTGGGTGTGCGCATGCCGGGGATGGTGCATCGGCTGGCCGTAAAAGGAATGTCGCGGGCCTTGCGCCGTCACGACGGCGTGATCGCGATCGGACGCTGCATGCGCGACCGGATCGCGGCCATGGGCGTGAAGGAGGAGCGGCTGTGCCTTCTGCCCAACTGGCCCGATCCTGCCATCCGCCCGTTGCCGAAGGCCGGCAGCGCTTTCCGCAGGTCCTTGGGGGCGAGGGAAGTCGAAAGCCGTTTTGTGGTCTCCTATTCCGGAACCCTCGGCCTTTCCCACCCGATGGACGGCGTGCTGGAGGCCGCGGCGCGGCTGCAGGACAGCGACCCGAACATCCTGTTCCTGCTGACCGGGGAGGGGAGGGGATTCGCGGCGGTGGAGGGGAAGGCGCGAAGCCGTGGCCTGCGCAATCTGCGGCGGATGCCCTGGCAGCCGGCGGAGCGGTTGGCGGAGAGTCTGTCGGCCGCCGACCTGCATCTCGTGACGATGCACCCGGCGGCGGAAGGACTGCTGGTGCCGAGCAAGCTGGCCGGCGTCCAGGCCGCCGGACGCCCCTGCCTGTTCCTGGGACCACGGGAGAGCGAGGCCGCGACGCGGGTTGCCGGCTGCGGACTCGTCATCGATCCGTTCGACGGTGTTGCCATCGCCGATGCGGTCCGGTCCTATGCCGCCGATCCGGTGCGTTGCGCAGCGGAGGGCGCTCATGCCGCCCGTCGCTCCGCCGCCTGGACGGCCGATGATGCTGCCGCCGCGTTCGCCGCAATCGCCGAACGCCTTTTGTCGGCACGGCGGATCTCCCGGCCGATGATGGTCAGGCCGCTGCCATATGCCTGA
- the hutG gene encoding N-formylglutamate deformylase gives METFRFQPGETPVLLSIPHVGTMIPPDIAATMTEHGIAQPDVDRHLDRLYHFAPALGIGFLTALCSRYVVDLNRDPEGIVAQPGLDPTELCPLTSFDHAPIYRAGQEPDRAEIERRVGAYWRPYHEQLHSELRALRDRFGVAVLFDAHSVRSRVPRFFDGTLPDFNLGTGDGSSAAQPLVARLMNVLSASERYSAALNGRMRGGYIIRNYGKPDENIHAIQLELTQSTYMDEDAPYRFRPDLAAELKPGLERLMSAVVEWAWQKASGQRRAAYL, from the coding sequence ATGGAAACCTTCCGCTTCCAGCCAGGTGAAACGCCGGTCCTGCTCAGCATTCCGCATGTCGGGACCATGATTCCGCCGGATATCGCCGCGACGATGACCGAACACGGGATTGCACAGCCCGATGTCGATCGGCACCTGGACCGGTTGTATCACTTCGCCCCGGCTCTCGGAATCGGTTTCCTGACGGCGCTCTGTTCGCGATATGTGGTCGACCTGAACCGCGACCCAGAGGGAATCGTCGCCCAGCCCGGCCTCGACCCGACGGAACTCTGCCCGCTGACGAGCTTCGACCATGCGCCGATCTATCGCGCCGGGCAGGAACCCGACCGGGCGGAGATCGAACGGCGGGTCGGCGCCTACTGGCGTCCCTATCATGAACAGCTGCACAGCGAACTGCGCGCCCTGCGCGACCGGTTCGGGGTCGCGGTGCTGTTCGACGCCCATTCCGTGCGCAGCCGGGTTCCACGCTTCTTCGACGGCACCCTGCCGGACTTCAACCTGGGCACCGGCGACGGCAGCAGCGCCGCCCAGCCGCTGGTCGCCCGACTGATGAACGTCCTTTCGGCATCGGAACGTTACTCCGCCGCATTGAACGGCCGCATGCGCGGCGGCTACATCATCCGCAATTACGGCAAGCCGGACGAGAATATCCACGCCATCCAGCTGGAGCTGACCCAGTCCACCTATATGGACGAGGACGCGCCCTACCGCTTCCGCCCCGACCTGGCGGCGGAGCTGAAGCCTGGGCTGGAGCGGCTGATGAGCGCAGTCGTCGAGTGGGCGTGGCAGAAGGCCAGCGGACAGCGCCGCGCAGCCTATCTGTAA
- a CDS encoding ATP-binding protein: MSGPGLSGPGSTTGNFPNAPGFSRPGGTPLRPVDGGQGGGQGRVGFEAMRGPAAPRQPDIIDNDATGDRRGHMFPQPGGREAESEHELPRFTMSVNGGYRGGMGANAPAMLKGLTPELNGLLREAFTPTRPKQQLNGLFIGRNDTLRRIISAIEEERAHVILYGDRGRGKTSVANAIEKIAGQAGYLSLKLTCSGELSFEDIFRHFLKKIPSTYYRSALDNPFAARRNFASLNELLPDGTFSVTELNEVLAGIHATHVLLILDEYDRVLDEDFRNKLAELFKNLTDSSIPVTLLVVGVAENLDQLLGKHPSIQRSLVPVHLPLMTDQEIGRLIQAGAQNAGIEFAPDVVRRIAEFVRGLPYYAQLLGLHAARSAVSRGSKLVERPDLAYAVARCLQEAERGIVESYARALAADRRAELEDALLAAALCPADAYGVFDPNDLAGDSGELPSAATLDLLKRLTRDDHGGVLAPMVEPGLERYRFRNQMMRQYVLMRQASERGQI, encoded by the coding sequence ATGTCGGGACCGGGCCTGTCCGGTCCAGGATCCACCACAGGCAACTTCCCCAATGCTCCCGGATTCTCCCGGCCCGGAGGGACGCCCCTGCGTCCGGTGGACGGCGGACAGGGCGGCGGACAGGGACGCGTCGGGTTCGAGGCGATGCGCGGTCCTGCCGCGCCGCGCCAGCCCGACATCATCGACAACGACGCCACCGGCGACCGCCGCGGCCACATGTTCCCGCAGCCCGGCGGGCGCGAGGCTGAAAGCGAGCACGAGCTGCCGCGCTTCACCATGTCGGTCAACGGCGGCTATCGCGGCGGCATGGGCGCCAACGCGCCGGCCATGCTGAAGGGCCTGACGCCGGAGCTGAACGGCCTGCTGCGCGAGGCCTTCACCCCGACCCGGCCGAAGCAGCAGCTGAACGGCCTGTTCATCGGCCGCAACGACACGCTCCGCCGCATCATCTCGGCCATCGAGGAGGAGCGGGCGCACGTCATCCTTTATGGCGACCGCGGCCGCGGCAAGACTTCCGTCGCCAATGCGATCGAGAAGATCGCCGGGCAGGCCGGCTACCTGTCGCTGAAGCTGACCTGCAGCGGCGAACTGAGCTTCGAGGACATCTTCAGGCACTTCCTGAAGAAGATCCCCTCCACCTATTACCGCTCAGCGCTCGACAACCCGTTCGCGGCCCGGCGCAACTTCGCCAGCCTGAACGAGCTGTTGCCGGACGGCACCTTCAGCGTCACCGAACTGAACGAGGTGCTGGCGGGCATCCACGCCACCCATGTGCTGCTGATCCTGGACGAATACGACCGCGTCCTTGACGAGGATTTCCGCAACAAGCTGGCGGAGCTGTTCAAGAACCTGACCGACAGTTCGATCCCGGTCACCCTGCTGGTGGTCGGCGTCGCCGAGAATCTGGACCAGCTGCTGGGCAAGCATCCGTCGATCCAGCGGTCGCTGGTGCCGGTGCATCTGCCGCTGATGACCGATCAGGAGATCGGCCGGCTGATCCAGGCCGGTGCCCAGAATGCCGGGATCGAGTTCGCGCCCGACGTGGTGCGGCGGATCGCCGAGTTCGTGCGCGGGCTCCCCTACTACGCCCAGCTTCTGGGCCTGCATGCGGCGCGCAGCGCCGTCAGCCGCGGCAGCAAGCTGGTGGAGCGGCCGGATCTGGCCTATGCCGTCGCCCGCTGCCTGCAGGAGGCCGAGCGCGGCATCGTCGAGAGCTATGCCCGCGCACTGGCGGCCGACCGCCGCGCGGAACTGGAGGATGCGCTGCTGGCCGCCGCCCTGTGCCCGGCCGACGCCTATGGCGTGTTCGATCCCAACGATCTGGCGGGCGACAGCGGTGAGTTGCCGAGTGCCGCGACGCTCGACCTGCTGAAACGCCTGACCCGCGACGACCATGGCGGCGTCCTGGCCCCGATGGTGGAGCCGGGATTGGAACGCTATCGTTTCCGTAATCAGATGATGCGCCAATATGTTCTGATGCGTCAGGCGAGTGAGCGCGGCCAGATCTGA
- a CDS encoding MarR family winged helix-turn-helix transcriptional regulator, protein MSMQQSVAAPAVYTDLGRVMESITRRFLDVLRMELARIGVTDLSPTQALMLLHIGTEELSVRDLLERGYYLGSNASYNLKHLVEAGYVDRSPSLRDRRAARLKLSEQGLATCEALKKLEAARADSLLRSDSDGADFETTYRTLRRLERAWTDLIRYDDADPA, encoded by the coding sequence ATGAGCATGCAGCAGAGCGTGGCGGCCCCCGCGGTCTACACCGACCTTGGCCGCGTCATGGAGAGCATCACCCGCCGCTTCCTCGACGTGCTTCGGATGGAGCTGGCCCGGATCGGCGTGACCGACCTCAGCCCGACCCAGGCCCTGATGCTGCTGCACATCGGCACCGAGGAGCTGTCTGTCCGCGATCTGCTGGAGCGCGGCTATTACCTGGGGTCCAACGCCTCCTACAATCTGAAGCATCTGGTGGAAGCCGGCTATGTCGACCGCAGCCCGTCCCTGCGCGACCGGCGGGCCGCGCGGCTCAAGCTGTCGGAACAGGGACTGGCCACCTGCGAGGCGCTGAAGAAGCTGGAAGCGGCGCGGGCCGACAGCCTGCTGCGCAGTGACAGCGACGGTGCCGATTTCGAGACCACCTACCGCACGCTGCGGCGGCTGGAGCGCGCCTGGACCGACCTGATCCGCTACGACGATGCCGATCCCGCCTGA
- a CDS encoding SDR family oxidoreductase yields the protein MDLGIAGRRAIVCAASKGLGRACAFALAREGVHVTLTARNADALEATAEEIRKATGVTVTTAAGDITTEEGRASALSACPEPDILVNNAGGPPPGDFHDWDREDWIRALDANMLAPIFLIKATVDGMIDRRFGRIVNITSAAVRAPIPILGLSNGARSGLTGFVAGLSRQTVKHNVTINNLLPGPFETDRLRKTMEGGAKAAGRSIDEEMDLRRKGNPAGRFGDPEEFGAACAFLCAARSGFMTGQNILLDGGAYPGTM from the coding sequence ATGGATTTGGGTATCGCCGGCCGCCGCGCCATCGTCTGCGCCGCCAGCAAGGGGCTGGGCCGTGCCTGCGCCTTCGCGCTGGCCCGCGAGGGCGTGCATGTCACCCTGACCGCCCGCAATGCAGATGCGCTGGAAGCGACGGCGGAGGAGATCCGCAAGGCGACCGGCGTCACCGTGACGACCGCTGCCGGCGACATCACGACGGAGGAGGGTCGGGCGTCGGCGCTGTCCGCCTGTCCCGAGCCGGACATCCTGGTCAACAATGCCGGTGGGCCGCCGCCCGGCGATTTCCACGACTGGGACCGGGAGGACTGGATCCGCGCGCTGGATGCCAACATGCTGGCGCCGATTTTCCTGATCAAGGCAACGGTGGACGGGATGATCGACCGCCGGTTCGGCCGCATCGTCAACATCACCTCGGCCGCGGTGCGGGCGCCGATTCCCATCCTCGGCCTGTCGAACGGTGCGCGCAGCGGTTTGACCGGCTTCGTCGCCGGCCTGTCGCGCCAGACGGTGAAGCACAACGTCACCATCAACAACCTGCTGCCCGGCCCGTTCGAGACCGACCGTCTGCGCAAGACCATGGAAGGCGGAGCGAAGGCCGCCGGCCGCAGCATCGACGAAGAGATGGACCTGCGCCGCAAGGGAAACCCCGCCGGCCGATTCGGGGATCCGGAGGAGTTCGGGGCCGCCTGCGCCTTCCTCTGCGCCGCGCGCTCCGGCTTCATGACCGGCCAGAACATCCTTCTGGACGGTGGGGCCTATCCGGGCACCATGTGA
- a CDS encoding HdaA/DnaA family protein, producing MSLPAQIPLDLGHRTAMGCEDFLVASSNADAVAWLDRWPSWPAPALTLFGPAGCGKTHLSQVWRARSHAVITRGEMLDSGVVPALLAPANAVVVEDADAVSGKPEREEALFHLYNLAREQQGHLLLLSRKAPSRWRTRLADLRSRIKGAPAVEVRPPDDALLAAVLVKLFADRQLRPGLEVITYLLARMERSLDFARRLVAALDHASLAAHRGVTVPLAREVLSELQRTEPQRSGSKTTR from the coding sequence ATGAGCTTGCCGGCGCAGATACCGCTCGACCTCGGGCACCGGACGGCAATGGGCTGCGAGGACTTCCTCGTGGCATCCAGCAATGCCGACGCGGTGGCATGGCTCGACCGCTGGCCATCCTGGCCGGCTCCGGCGCTGACCCTGTTCGGACCGGCCGGCTGCGGCAAGACCCATCTGTCCCAGGTCTGGCGCGCCCGCAGCCATGCCGTCATCACCAGGGGCGAGATGCTCGACTCGGGCGTGGTGCCGGCGCTGCTGGCACCCGCCAACGCGGTGGTGGTCGAGGATGCCGACGCGGTGTCGGGCAAGCCCGAGCGGGAAGAGGCGCTGTTCCACCTCTACAATCTGGCCCGCGAACAGCAGGGCCATCTGCTGCTGCTGTCGCGCAAGGCGCCGTCGCGCTGGCGCACGCGGCTGGCCGACCTGCGCTCCCGCATCAAGGGCGCCCCGGCGGTCGAGGTTCGCCCTCCCGACGACGCCCTGCTTGCCGCCGTGCTGGTGAAGCTGTTCGCCGACCGGCAATTGCGGCCGGGGCTGGAGGTCATCACCTATCTGCTGGCGCGGATGGAACGCTCGCTCGACTTCGCCCGCCGGCTGGTGGCGGCACTGGACCACGCCTCGCTCGCCGCCCATCGCGGGGTGACCGTGCCGCTGGCTCGCGAGGTCCTTTCGGAACTGCAACGGACGGAACCGCAACGATCCGGTTCCAAAACGACCCGCTAA